A section of the Corynebacterium tuberculostearicum genome encodes:
- a CDS encoding M1 family metallopeptidase: MKLLPTALSRAHTDPYTGVDYNLGFEVSHYTLDLTYRVEPNLLHGEATLAIRADEDLASLTLDLGGAMVARRVTAKGAPRVAKFRQSSGKLRLRFAEEIAAGTEFELVIRYGGSPRPIRTTWGEIGWEETESGSLVASQPNGAPSWFPCDDTPSAKALYDIIITADDPFIVVSNGDLVSRRAGGSTTRWHYRTREPMATYLATVQVGEFSSFDLGPSTRAWAPAALRERVLNEFAQQQEMVDFFSSLYGPYPFADYQVVITEDELEIPLEAQGLSIFGSNHIKGDHAFERLIAHELSHQWFGNSVGLGEWKDIWLNEGFACYSEWLWGEHKGETTAREAARSHYNVLGRKAQNLIVSDPGARDMFDDRVYKRGALTVHAIHRLLGDAFFTTLRSYLTEHQHSVVEPSMLLDAFRAAAPDAALFDATVDAWLNQKALPPFPN; encoded by the coding sequence ATGAAGTTGCTTCCTACCGCCCTTTCGCGTGCCCACACTGATCCTTATACCGGCGTGGATTATAACCTCGGCTTCGAGGTTTCCCACTACACGCTGGATCTGACCTACCGCGTGGAGCCCAACCTGCTCCACGGCGAGGCTACTTTGGCTATCCGGGCCGATGAAGATTTGGCGTCCCTGACCCTAGATCTGGGTGGGGCGATGGTGGCTCGGCGCGTGACTGCGAAGGGCGCGCCGCGGGTGGCTAAATTCCGCCAGTCCTCCGGCAAGCTGCGCCTGCGCTTCGCCGAAGAAATTGCGGCAGGCACGGAGTTTGAGCTGGTGATTCGCTATGGCGGTAGCCCGCGCCCGATCCGCACCACCTGGGGCGAGATTGGCTGGGAAGAAACCGAGTCCGGTTCGCTGGTGGCCAGCCAGCCCAATGGTGCGCCGAGCTGGTTCCCCTGCGACGATACGCCTTCTGCCAAGGCGCTCTATGACATCATCATTACGGCCGATGACCCCTTTATCGTGGTATCCAATGGTGACCTTGTCTCCCGCCGGGCGGGCGGTTCCACCACGCGCTGGCACTACCGCACCCGCGAGCCCATGGCCACCTACCTGGCGACGGTCCAGGTAGGCGAGTTCTCTTCTTTCGATTTGGGGCCTTCCACGCGTGCTTGGGCGCCGGCCGCGCTGCGCGAGCGCGTGCTGAATGAGTTTGCCCAACAGCAGGAAATGGTGGACTTCTTCTCCTCCCTCTATGGCCCGTATCCCTTTGCGGATTATCAGGTGGTCATCACAGAAGATGAGCTGGAGATTCCACTGGAGGCGCAGGGTCTATCCATTTTTGGCTCCAACCACATCAAGGGCGACCACGCCTTCGAGCGCCTCATTGCCCATGAGCTTTCCCACCAGTGGTTTGGCAATTCCGTGGGCCTGGGCGAGTGGAAGGATATTTGGCTCAATGAGGGCTTTGCCTGCTACAGCGAGTGGCTATGGGGCGAGCACAAGGGCGAGACCACCGCGCGCGAGGCGGCACGTTCCCACTACAACGTCCTGGGACGCAAGGCGCAGAACCTCATCGTTTCTGATCCGGGTGCGCGCGATATGTTCGATGACCGCGTATATAAGCGCGGCGCCTTGACCGTGCATGCCATCCACCGCTTGCTTGGCGACGCCTTCTTTACCACCCTCCGCAGCTACCTCACCGAGCACCAACACTCGGTGGTAGAGCCCTCCATGCTGCTGGATGCCTTCCGCGCCGCCGCTCCTGACGCCGCGCTTTTCGACGCCACCGTAGACGCCTGGCTTAACCAGAAGGCCCTTCCTCCCTTCCCGAATTAG
- the rfbB gene encoding dTDP-glucose 4,6-dehydratase, with amino-acid sequence MLVTGGAGFIGANFVRLICQARPDTRVTVLDKLTYAGNRANLAGLDIDLVEGDIADPATVEPLVAAADVVVHFAAESHNDNSLRDPSPFIHTNLVGTFTLLEACRKHDTRLHHVSTDEVFGDLEIGAATKFTEHTAYAPSSPYSATKAGSDHLVRAWVRSFGLRATISNCSNNYGPYQHIEKFIPRQITNILSGHTPKLYGTGEQVRDWIHVDDHNEAVLAILERGRIGETYNIGADQEDINNKQVIELICEIMGHTRNGRALYEHVADRPGHDQRYAMDAAKLRRELGWTPRFTDIRAGLEDTIAWYRDNEGWWKPEKEDVEARYKQQGQ; translated from the coding sequence ATGCTCGTCACTGGCGGCGCCGGTTTTATCGGCGCCAATTTCGTGCGCCTAATATGCCAGGCGCGCCCCGATACCCGCGTTACGGTGCTCGATAAACTGACCTACGCCGGAAACCGCGCCAACCTCGCCGGCCTCGATATTGACCTTGTGGAGGGGGATATCGCCGATCCCGCCACCGTAGAACCGCTCGTCGCCGCTGCCGATGTAGTGGTTCATTTTGCCGCCGAGTCCCATAACGATAATTCTTTGCGCGACCCCTCGCCCTTCATCCACACGAACCTCGTAGGCACATTCACCCTTCTGGAAGCCTGCCGCAAGCACGATACTCGCCTCCACCATGTCTCTACCGACGAAGTTTTCGGCGACCTCGAGATAGGAGCAGCGACCAAATTTACCGAGCACACCGCCTACGCTCCCTCCAGCCCCTACTCGGCCACCAAGGCGGGGTCTGACCACCTCGTGCGAGCATGGGTGCGTTCCTTCGGACTGCGCGCCACCATCTCAAACTGCTCCAATAATTACGGGCCTTACCAGCACATCGAGAAGTTCATCCCCCGCCAAATCACCAATATCCTCTCCGGACACACGCCCAAGCTCTATGGCACGGGCGAGCAGGTGCGCGATTGGATCCACGTCGATGACCACAACGAAGCGGTGCTCGCCATCCTCGAGCGGGGCCGCATCGGCGAGACCTACAATATCGGCGCGGACCAGGAAGATATTAATAATAAGCAGGTCATTGAGCTGATCTGCGAAATCATGGGCCACACCCGCAATGGGCGCGCACTTTATGAGCACGTGGCGGACCGCCCCGGCCACGACCAGCGTTATGCCATGGACGCCGCCAAGCTGCGTCGCGAGCTGGGATGGACCCCGCGGTTCACGGATATCCGCGCCGGTCTCGAAGACACCATCGCGTGGTATCGCGATAACGAGGGCTGGTGGAAGCCCGAGAAAGAAGACGTGGAAGCCCGCTACAAGCAGCAAGGACAGTAG
- a CDS encoding alpha/beta hydrolase — protein sequence MKRLSSILAGTAVCAGLACAPMAGAAQLTPQQVAGNAAQSTLAPLEVTPELEQQTWYQKYKDDPRVEKLQATSPAMNGRKIPLAVIRATDENRPTIYLLNGAGGAEQDMDWLKLSDAVDFYHSKNVNVVVPQAGAFSYYTDWVSEPNSQYLKGPQKWETFLTKELPGAIEGHIKADNHRAVAGMSMSATSSLLLAEHNQGFYDAVGSYAGCAATAYPVEHKAVELTVNRGGATAEQMWGPFGSPTNRYNDAMMNHEKLRGTELYISSGSGLAGETDTYSYYTNQGVQPLAAARGVAKLQVEGGAIEAGVNYCTHNFKAKLDQAGIPATYNFRNTGTHSWPHWIADLKDSWPVFERAFNK from the coding sequence ATGAAGCGCCTAAGCTCCATCCTTGCCGGCACCGCAGTGTGCGCAGGCTTGGCCTGCGCCCCGATGGCGGGGGCCGCACAGCTCACCCCGCAACAGGTAGCGGGCAACGCCGCCCAGTCCACCCTGGCCCCGCTGGAGGTCACCCCAGAGCTGGAGCAGCAGACTTGGTACCAGAAGTACAAGGACGATCCGCGCGTCGAAAAGCTGCAGGCCACCTCCCCTGCCATGAACGGCCGTAAGATTCCGCTGGCCGTCATTCGCGCAACGGATGAGAACCGCCCGACCATCTACCTGCTCAATGGCGCAGGCGGCGCGGAGCAGGACATGGACTGGCTGAAGCTTTCTGACGCCGTCGATTTCTACCACTCCAAGAACGTCAACGTGGTCGTCCCACAGGCTGGTGCTTTCTCCTACTACACCGACTGGGTATCCGAGCCGAACTCTCAGTACCTCAAGGGCCCGCAGAAGTGGGAAACCTTCCTCACCAAGGAACTGCCGGGCGCCATCGAGGGCCACATCAAGGCCGATAACCACCGCGCTGTCGCGGGCATGTCCATGTCCGCTACTTCCTCCCTGCTGCTGGCAGAGCACAACCAGGGCTTCTACGACGCTGTCGGCTCCTACGCCGGCTGCGCGGCTACCGCTTACCCGGTAGAGCATAAGGCCGTTGAGCTCACCGTTAACCGCGGTGGTGCGACCGCGGAGCAGATGTGGGGCCCGTTCGGCTCCCCCACCAACCGCTATAACGACGCGATGATGAACCACGAGAAGCTGCGCGGCACGGAGCTGTACATCTCTTCCGGTTCTGGGTTGGCCGGAGAAACCGATACGTATTCTTACTATACGAATCAGGGAGTTCAACCACTGGCCGCAGCCCGTGGCGTTGCAAAGCTGCAGGTAGAAGGCGGCGCCATCGAGGCTGGCGTGAACTACTGCACCCACAACTTTAAGGCCAAGCTGGACCAGGCTGGCATCCCGGCGACCTACAACTTCCGCAATACCGGCACCCACTCCTGGCCGCACTGGATTGCGGACCTCAAGGATTCTTGGCCGGTCTTCGAGCGCGCTTTCAATAAATAA
- a CDS encoding HNH endonuclease signature motif containing protein — protein sequence MQTTKHAEINSAIAQVATGLTQLRSLMQDPSDLSFELLHSHFEHLERALGNKSTIDAAFAFIAERDDAGRRVGSSKAKDYLTTRLGLTDAEAAARLRNGRNLFAPIPDPEPAPPADPDADEATRARAEEESRRRADRERREEEKRRKKLFEEDPIPERILNLIENELRSLSKYAIPGPSELRNQALEQAKRRSFDSLREWLRKAIRKANKHALNPAGEPDPHAATRKRRFSISRQDADGGVHISGYLDASAAAILASAFAPAKNKGSADLSPEDDTRTYAQRMADQLTAALSNYLSATQKNSDGLGSFFVATTLEELEAMGGDTRFATSTGIELTPLDLLRLGGARHDFFCAVDDKGFPLELGRTKRTASLWQKLALAASELVCTHPECNRPWQDCDVHHLQAWSHGGATDLKNLTLLCRRHHVDNNDYRDGRNGMGHAERDPDTGRVGYRAARTNGLSPTVEVNDHPAAEQAPARRLTDPPSPPPSPPGAA from the coding sequence ATGCAGACCACCAAGCACGCGGAGATAAACTCCGCCATCGCACAGGTTGCCACTGGGCTGACCCAGCTGCGCAGCCTCATGCAAGATCCCTCCGATCTGTCTTTCGAGCTTCTTCATTCGCATTTCGAACACTTGGAGCGGGCGCTAGGCAATAAGTCCACCATCGACGCCGCCTTCGCTTTCATCGCGGAGCGGGATGACGCCGGCCGCCGCGTTGGTTCTTCCAAGGCCAAGGACTACCTGACCACGCGCCTCGGACTTACCGATGCCGAGGCCGCCGCCCGCCTCCGCAATGGACGCAACCTCTTCGCACCCATCCCCGATCCGGAGCCGGCTCCCCCTGCGGACCCCGATGCGGACGAGGCCACACGCGCCCGAGCCGAAGAGGAATCCCGCCGCCGCGCTGACCGCGAGCGCCGCGAAGAGGAGAAGCGTCGCAAGAAGCTCTTTGAGGAAGATCCTATCCCCGAGCGCATCCTCAACCTCATCGAGAACGAGCTGCGCAGTCTCAGCAAGTACGCCATCCCCGGCCCGAGCGAACTGCGCAACCAGGCTCTCGAGCAGGCCAAGCGTCGTTCCTTCGATTCCCTGCGCGAGTGGCTGCGCAAGGCCATCCGCAAAGCGAATAAGCACGCCCTCAACCCAGCCGGCGAGCCCGATCCGCACGCCGCTACCCGCAAGCGCCGCTTTAGTATCTCCCGCCAAGATGCTGACGGCGGCGTGCACATCTCCGGCTACCTCGATGCCTCCGCAGCGGCCATCCTCGCCAGCGCCTTCGCGCCCGCCAAGAATAAGGGCAGCGCGGACCTCAGTCCCGAGGACGATACCCGCACCTATGCCCAACGCATGGCGGACCAATTGACCGCTGCTCTATCGAATTATCTTTCCGCCACCCAAAAGAACTCCGACGGCCTCGGCTCCTTCTTCGTCGCCACCACCCTGGAGGAGCTGGAAGCGATGGGCGGAGATACCCGTTTCGCCACCAGCACCGGCATCGAGCTCACCCCGCTCGACCTCCTCCGCCTCGGCGGCGCGCGGCACGATTTCTTCTGTGCCGTGGACGACAAGGGCTTCCCCCTCGAGCTTGGCCGCACCAAGCGCACCGCGTCCCTCTGGCAGAAGCTCGCTCTCGCAGCCTCCGAACTCGTCTGCACACACCCAGAATGCAACCGCCCGTGGCAGGACTGCGACGTCCACCATCTCCAAGCCTGGTCTCACGGTGGCGCCACCGACCTCAAAAACCTCACTCTGTTGTGCCGCCGGCACCACGTGGACAATAACGATTACCGCGATGGCCGCAACGGAATGGGACACGCCGAACGAGACCCCGACACGGGCCGGGTAGGATACCGAGCCGCCCGCACCAACGGCTTATCGCCGACCGTGGAGGTCAACGACCACCCCGCCGCGGAACAAGCCCCGGCCCGCAGGCTCACCGATCCGCCTTCGCCACCACCCTCGCCCCCGGGCGCGGCCTGA
- a CDS encoding alpha/beta hydrolase: MHTLRSIGSSVAGIAIAAGVLSAPIASAVEPAEIQGDATLSTIREVNLTDPADPENINYAITTEGNNRVVDIAGLKDKDKWKGYAFGHKSGQGKHYGNHVKVMTATSAAMDGREVPLAVITPDGDFDKQRPTLYLLNGAGGAEQGMDWLTATTNHDIDPETEGMQDMVDFYTSKDVNVVIPQAGAFSYYTDWVSSPNSGYLKGPQKWETFLTKELPGALEDHIGGNGKRAIAGMSMSATSSLLLAEHNPGFYNAVGSFSGCAATSRPLPRLYTQLTVNRGGGSADQMWGAMGSEYNVYNDALVNANPNNLGKSETYVSVNSGLGGANDWGVPGSSTLIVEGGVIEAAMNSCTHDLKAKMDSQGMKADWNFRNTGTHSWPGWRNDLFTSWATFERGFAKDAAEAPAEPEVKPNELSIEAPQAEEDAQVKDAPSAADQSPDKDFVEGKDAEGAAAPNAAEAAAAAEAAVAAE, translated from the coding sequence ATGCATACTTTGCGCTCTATCGGCTCCAGCGTCGCAGGCATCGCCATTGCGGCCGGAGTCCTCTCCGCCCCTATTGCCTCCGCCGTCGAGCCGGCCGAGATTCAGGGTGACGCCACCCTGTCCACCATCCGCGAGGTAAACCTCACTGACCCGGCAGATCCGGAAAATATCAACTACGCCATCACCACCGAAGGTAATAACCGCGTGGTGGATATTGCCGGGCTGAAGGACAAGGACAAGTGGAAGGGTTATGCCTTCGGCCACAAGAGCGGACAGGGCAAGCACTACGGCAACCACGTCAAGGTCATGACCGCAACGTCTGCCGCCATGGACGGCCGCGAGGTTCCGCTAGCGGTCATCACCCCGGACGGCGACTTTGATAAGCAGCGCCCCACCTTGTACCTGCTCAACGGCGCCGGCGGCGCCGAGCAGGGCATGGACTGGCTGACCGCCACCACTAACCACGACATCGACCCTGAGACTGAGGGCATGCAGGACATGGTGGACTTCTACACGTCCAAGGACGTCAACGTGGTCATCCCACAGGCCGGCGCCTTCTCCTATTACACCGACTGGGTATCTTCCCCGAATAGCGGCTACCTCAAGGGCCCGCAGAAGTGGGAAACCTTCCTCACCAAGGAGCTACCGGGCGCACTGGAAGACCACATCGGCGGCAATGGCAAGCGCGCTATTGCCGGCATGTCCATGTCCGCGACCTCCTCCCTGCTGCTGGCGGAGCACAACCCGGGCTTCTACAACGCCGTGGGCTCCTTCTCTGGCTGCGCTGCCACCTCTCGCCCGCTGCCACGCCTGTACACCCAGCTGACCGTCAACCGCGGCGGTGGCTCGGCCGATCAGATGTGGGGCGCTATGGGCAGCGAGTACAACGTGTACAACGATGCCTTGGTGAACGCTAACCCGAATAACCTGGGCAAGTCCGAGACCTATGTTTCGGTCAACTCCGGCCTAGGCGGCGCCAATGACTGGGGTGTTCCGGGCTCTTCCACCCTCATCGTTGAGGGCGGCGTCATCGAGGCCGCGATGAACTCCTGCACCCATGACCTCAAGGCCAAGATGGATTCCCAGGGCATGAAGGCGGACTGGAACTTCCGCAATACCGGCACCCACTCCTGGCCGGGCTGGCGCAATGACCTCTTCACCTCCTGGGCAACCTTCGAGCGCGGCTTTGCCAAGGATGCTGCAGAGGCACCGGCCGAGCCGGAGGTAAAGCCCAACGAGCTTTCCATCGAGGCACCGCAGGCCGAGGAAGATGCGCAGGTTAAGGACGCCCCGAGCGCCGCTGACCAGTCCCCGGACAAGGACTTTGTCGAGGGCAAGGACGCAGAGGGCGCAGCGGCTCCAAACGCTGCGGAGGCTGCAGCGGCCGCCGAGGCTGCTGTCGCTGCCGAATAA